The following is a genomic window from Burkholderia oklahomensis C6786.
GCGCTCCGGTTGCCGCGCGTCGCGCGCAGGCCGCGGCGGCGCGGGCATCACGTCAGAAGAACGCCTGAATCCCCGTCTGCGCGCGGCCGAGGATCAATGCGTGGATGTCGTGCGTGCCTTCGTACGTGTTCACCACTTCGAGATTCACGAGATGGCGCGCGACGCCGAATTCGTCCGAGATGCCGTTGCCGCCCAGCATGTCGCGGGCGAGGCGGGCGATGTCGAGCGCCTTGCCGCACGAATTGCGCTTCATGATCGACGTGATCTCGACGGCCGCCGTGCCTTCGTCCTTCATCCGGCCGAGCCGCAGCACGCCTTGCAGGCCGAGCGTGATCTCGGTCTGCATGTCGGCGAGCTTCTTCTGGATCAGCTGGTTGGCGGCGAGCGGACGGCCGAATTGCTTGCGGTCGAGCACGTATTGGCGCGCGGTGTGCCAGCACGATTCGGCCGCGCCGAGCGCGCCCCATGCGATGCCGTAGCGCGCGGAGTTCAGGCACGTGAACGGCCCGCGCAGGCCCTTCACGCCCGGCATGATGTTCTCTTCGGGCACGAACGCGTCGTCGAGCACGATCTCGCCCGTGATCGACGCGCGCAGGCCCACCTTGCCGTGGATCGTCGGCGCCGACAGGCCCTTCCAGCCCTTCTCGAGGATGAAGCCGCGGATCTCGTCGCGGCCGTCCTCGTCGAGCTTCGCCCAGACGACGAACACGTCGGCGATCGGCGAATTCGTGATCCACATCTTCGAACCCGACAGCGAGTAGCCGCCCGGCACCTTCTTCGCGCGCGTGACCATGCTGCCCGGATCGGAGCCGTGATTCGGCTCGGTCAGGCCGAAGCAGCCGATCCATTCGCCCGTCGCGAGCTTCGGCAGGTATTTCTCCTTCTGTGCGTCGGAGCCGAATTCGAAGATCGGCACCATCACGAGCGACGACTGCACCGACATCATCGACCGGTAGCCCGAATCGACGCGTTCGACCTCGCGCGCGATGAGCCCGTAGCTCACGTAACCGAGGCCGGGGCCGCCGTACTGCTCGGGAATCGTCGGGCCGAGGAGGCCGAGCTCGCCCATCTCGCGGAAGATCGCCGTGTCGGTGGTCTCGTGGCGGAACGCCTGCGTCACGCGCGGCGCGAGCTTGTCCTGCGCGTAAGCGTTCGCGGCGTCGCGCACCATGCGCTCGTCGTCGGTGAGCTGCTGGCCGAGCAGCAGCGGATCGTCCCAATGAAAGGTTGCGGCAGCCATCGCGTCATCTCCTCACTTGACTATAGTTCCGCTATGCGGAACAATGTTTTGCAAATTGGATTCAGTGTATCACCACATGAATTTTTCGACCATCGACGCCGACACGCTCGACGAACGCAAGTTCGTCGTCGCCCTCGCACGGGGGCTCGATCTGCTGCGCGCGTTCCGGCCCGGCGAGTCGATGCTCGGCAACCGCGACTTCGTCGAGCGCACCGGGCTGCCGAAGGCGACTGTCAACCGGCTCGCGTACACGCTCACCGTGCTCGGCTATCTGCGCTACGACGACGCGCTCGGCAAGTACGCGCTCGACGCGGGCGTGCTGTCGCTCGGCTATGCGCTGCTCGCGGGCTCCGACACGCTCGCGCTCGCGCGGCCGCACATGCAGGCGCTCGCGCGCGAGATCGGCGCGGCGGTGTCGCTCGGCTGCCGCGACGGTCTCGACATGATCTACCTGGAGACGATCCGCAGCGAGACGGCGCTGACGCTTGGGCTTGCGTCCGGATCGCGGCTGTCGATGCTGACGAGCTCGATGGGGCGCGCGTATCTCGCCGTGCAGCCGCCCGACGTGCGCGCGGCGCTATTCGCGGAGCTGCGCAAGACGGCGGGGAAGGGGCGGGCGGGCGCCGCGCTCGTTGCGGCGGCGGAGCGCGCGGTCGAGGAATTCGCCGCCGACGGCTGCTGCTATTCGTTTCGCGACTGGCACGAGGACGTGAATGCGATCGCGGTGCCGTTTCGCGAGCCGCGCGAAGGGCGCTGGCTGATTCTGAGCTGCAGCGGGCCCGCGTCGTCGATGGGCGAGGACGTGTTCCGCAACAAGATCGGCCCGAAGCTGAAAGCGCTCGCACGGCGGCTCGGGCAACCGGCGTAGGCCGGGGCGCCGCCGTCGTGCGCGAGCGGCGGCGGGTGGCTTTGTGATCGTTCACCGTTGCGGCTTTCGCCGGTGGTTTGTTGCTGTTGTCGCTGCTGCCGCTGTCGCCAGCCACCTCAGCCACCAGTCGCAAGTAGCAAGTAGCAAGTAGCAAGTAGCAAGTAGCAAGTAGCCCGTGCGACCGGCCATGGCACGTTGCCGAGCCCGCAGCGGCGCGAACCGGCAGCGACGTCGGCGTTGTCGTCGATGCAGGTTGTCGGCGCGTTGCGTGCGGCGAGTGCCGCCGGTCGGCGTTACGTTCATCTTCGTCATCCGATGCGTGAAATTCGACGCGCCGGCTGTGGCGGCGCGGGCCGATATTGTCGATGTCGAAAGGGGCCGCTTGCGCGAGCGGAACGCCGTGTCGCTTGCGGGCGCGGCCGCCTCTTGCGGCGCGTGTCGGCGTCGCGCGCGTGAACGTCTCGATCCGACGCGGCACCTTCGCTTTGCAAATGGTCGTGCGACGGCGGCTTGCCGCCCGCAATCCGGCGTATGCAATCCGGCGCCCGCAACTCGGCGCCCGCAACTCGACACCCGCAACTCGACACCCGCGATCCGGCACGTGAGATCCAACACGATCCATCCAACCCGACGCAATCCGATGCACTGCTCCACGCCGCAATGCAACGCAGCAGCCGACCGCAATCGGTTGTATCGTAGACACCGCTTCCCACCGCAGCATCCATGCGCAACGTGAACAGGAGGTTCACGATGTCGGGCTCGAAATTGCTGGAAGGCGGGTGCGCGTGCGGCGCGATCCGTTACAGGATCGTCGGCGTGCCCACCGACGCGGGTTTCTGCCATTGCCGGCTGTGCCAGCGGACGACGGGTGCCGCCATGCTCCCGTGGGCGACGGTGCCGATCGGCGCGTTCGAGTATGTGAAGGGCGAGCCGCGCGTGTACGCGTCGAGCGCGTGGGGCGAGCGGCGCTTTTGCCCGCAGTGCGGCGCGCAGCTCGAATACCGGCTGTCGAACGCGCCCGCGACGGTCGAGGTCAATTACGCGACGCTCGACGATCCGTCGGCGATCCGGCCGAAAGCGCACACGTGGTACGCGAGCCGCATTCCCGGTCTCGAAGCGGCGGGCGATCTGCCGGTGTTCGGCGACGGCGGCGATTGACCCGACGTCGCGCGGGCGCAGCCAGGCGGCGAAGTGATGCAGGCGCTTCGCGGCGCTGCATCGTGTCGGGCGTGCGGCAAGTGGGTCGAGCGCGTCAGGCGCGGCGAGGGTGGCCGGCGCGAGGCGCGGTCAGCGATTGCGACGGCTCCGATTTTTATACGCGGCGCTGCATGCGGCGCCGCGCAAGTCGCGCAGCACATCGCGTTCGCCCTGCTCGACGCACCGTGCGCCAAGCATGCTCCCATCCGTCAAACCGCGGCCGGCTGCGAGAATACCGGCCCTTGCACGAGCCGCACGTCGTACTGACGCAGCAGCTCGAACTGCGTTTCGTCGACGACGTGATCGAAGATGAGCGGAATGCGCACGCGATGCGCGTAGCCGACGAGCGCCTTCACCATTCCTTCCCGCAGCGCGATCGCCGCATCCATCTTGATGTAGTCGGGCCGCGCCATGTCCGATTCGACGGCGAGGATCCGCCCCGGATCGGGCAGCTTGTCCGCGACCTTGAAGCCGTAGTGCTGGTAACTCTTCGTCAGATAGCCGAGGAACGTCTTGTGCGCGACGGCCGCGGCCGGCAGCTCGATCACGACGCGCTCGGACGGCAGCCCGAACCCCTTGAGCACGCTCGAGAAGTGCTTGCCGTGGTCGTACTTGACGCTCTTCAGCAGCCGCTCGTGCACACGCAGGAACAGCAGTCCGTGCCGCTGCGCGCCGAAGAAGTTGATCGCGTGCAGGCTGCGCGCGAGCCGGTCGAGCGCGACGAGTTCCTGATCGTCGGCGACGGCGTCGATCGGATCGAACGGCGCGCCGCCCACGTGCGTGATCGCCTGGAAGCCGAGTTCGTCGCCGTAGCGCTCGATCGCGTCGGAGAGCGACGTCGATTGCGGCGCGCCCGGCATCGACACGTCGTAGATGGGCTCGTATGCGCTTTCCAGTTTGAGATCGCGCAGGTGCGCGTACGCGCTTTGTGTGCCGTCGTCGAGCGCGAGGTGATCGCACAGGAACGGCAGCTTGCCCGCACGGGCGACGAGTTCGGGAATGGTGGGCGGAACCATGGACTCCGGATGGAAGAAATGTGGCCGAAACGGCCTCCGTATATGAACGATAGTAGCAGCGCCGGGCGCGATTGGCTGCGCGAGTTGCTCATATCGATATCGGCTCCGCGCCGGCGCCTAGGGTATACGTTAATTTCACTAATCGTAATTGGTTTTACTATTCGTAAATCATGACGTTGACGTAGATCAAGCAGTCAGACGCGCAGCTTGTCCGACGAAAGCGGCGCATCCCTCAATACGGAGCAAGGAGCGACAGATGGCGGGTGACAAGAAATTTGCATCGCAGGCGGACCTGACCGAGAAGAAGGTGACGTTCGAACGCCTGTCCGAGCACGCGTACGCCTATACGGCGGAAGGCGATCCGAACACGGGGATCATCGTCGGCGACGACGCGGTGCTCGTCGCCGACACGCAGGCGACGCCCGTGATGGCCGGGGACGTGATCCGCCGGATCCGCGAAGTCACCGACAAGCCGATCAAGTACGTGCTGCTCACGCACTACCACGCGGTGCGGGTGCTGGGCGCGTCCGCGTACGGCGCCGATCATGTGATCGCGAGCCAGGACACGTACGACCTGATCGTCGAGCGCGGCGCGGCCGACATGAAGAGCGAGATCGAGCGCTTTCCGCGCCTGTTCCGCTCGGTCGAGTCGGTGCCGGGCCTCACGTGGCCGACGCTCACGTTCAAGGGCGAGATGACGCTCCGGCTCGGCAAGCTCGAAGTGAAGATCATGCAGCTCGGCCGCGGTCACACGAAGGGCGACACGGTCGTCTGGCTGCCGCAGGAGAAGGTGCTGCTGTCGGGCGACCTCGTCGAATACGGCGCGACGCCGTACGCGGGCGACGCGTACTTCCAGGACTGGCCGCACACGCTCGACGCGATCGCGGCGCTCAAGCCGGAGAAGCTCGTGCCGGGCCGCGGCGCCGCGCTGAAGACGCCGCAGGAAGTCGCGGACGGCCTCGCGGGCACGCGCGCGTTCGTGAGCGAGCTGTACGCGAAAGTGAAGTCCGGCGCGGCGGCGGGCAAGGACCTGAACGCGATCTACAAGGAAACGTACGCGGAGCTGAAGCCGAAGTTCGGCGAGTGGGTGATCTTCGACCACTGCATGCCGTTCGACGTGACGCGCGCGTTCGACGAGGCCACGCAATATCCGGATCCGCGGATCTGGACGGCCGAGCGCGACAAGGACATGTGGCGCACCCTCGAAGGCTGAGCACGGCGGGCGGCGATCATGACCATCGATTATCAGACGCTCAAGTTCGATTATCGTCCGCGCGCCGCCGGCGCCGACGCCGGCGAGCCGCATCCGGCCGTCGTCGTCGGCGCGGGGCCCGTCGGGCTCGCGGCGGCGGTCGATCTCGCGCAGCAGGGCGTGCCCGTCGTGCTGCTCGACGACGACGACACGCTGTCGACCGGCTCGCGCGCGATCTGCTTCGCGAAGCGCACGCTCGAGATCCTCGATCGTCTCGGCTGCGGCGAGCGGGTGGCGCAGAAGGGCGTGAGCTGGCACGTCGGCAAGGTGTTCCTGCAAGACGAGCTGATCTACGCGTTCGACCTGCTGCCCGAGGCCGGGTATGCGCGGCCGGCGTTCGTCAATCTGCAGCAGTACTATGTCGAAGGCTATCTGGCCGAGCGCGCGCTCGAGCTGCCGAATCTCGATCTGCGCTGGAAGAATCGCGTGACGGGAATCAGGCAGACGCCCGACCATGCGGAGCTCGAAGTCGACACGCCGGAAGGGCCGTACACGCTGCGCGCGCGCTACGTGATCGCGGCCGACGGCTCGAAGAGCCCGCTGCGCGCGATGATGGGTCTCGACAGCCGCGGCCGCACGTTCAAGGACCGCTTCCTGATCGCCGACGTGAAGATGAAGGCGCCGTTTCCGGCCGAGCGCTGGTTCTGGTT
Proteins encoded in this region:
- a CDS encoding acyl-CoA dehydrogenase codes for the protein MAAATFHWDDPLLLGQQLTDDERMVRDAANAYAQDKLAPRVTQAFRHETTDTAIFREMGELGLLGPTIPEQYGGPGLGYVSYGLIAREVERVDSGYRSMMSVQSSLVMVPIFEFGSDAQKEKYLPKLATGEWIGCFGLTEPNHGSDPGSMVTRAKKVPGGYSLSGSKMWITNSPIADVFVVWAKLDEDGRDEIRGFILEKGWKGLSAPTIHGKVGLRASITGEIVLDDAFVPEENIMPGVKGLRGPFTCLNSARYGIAWGALGAAESCWHTARQYVLDRKQFGRPLAANQLIQKKLADMQTEITLGLQGVLRLGRMKDEGTAAVEITSIMKRNSCGKALDIARLARDMLGGNGISDEFGVARHLVNLEVVNTYEGTHDIHALILGRAQTGIQAFF
- a CDS encoding IclR family transcriptional regulator → MNFSTIDADTLDERKFVVALARGLDLLRAFRPGESMLGNRDFVERTGLPKATVNRLAYTLTVLGYLRYDDALGKYALDAGVLSLGYALLAGSDTLALARPHMQALAREIGAAVSLGCRDGLDMIYLETIRSETALTLGLASGSRLSMLTSSMGRAYLAVQPPDVRAALFAELRKTAGKGRAGAALVAAAERAVEEFAADGCCYSFRDWHEDVNAIAVPFREPREGRWLILSCSGPASSMGEDVFRNKIGPKLKALARRLGQPA
- a CDS encoding GFA family protein, coding for MSGSKLLEGGCACGAIRYRIVGVPTDAGFCHCRLCQRTTGAAMLPWATVPIGAFEYVKGEPRVYASSAWGERRFCPQCGAQLEYRLSNAPATVEVNYATLDDPSAIRPKAHTWYASRIPGLEAAGDLPVFGDGGD
- a CDS encoding EAL domain-containing protein — encoded protein: MVPPTIPELVARAGKLPFLCDHLALDDGTQSAYAHLRDLKLESAYEPIYDVSMPGAPQSTSLSDAIERYGDELGFQAITHVGGAPFDPIDAVADDQELVALDRLARSLHAINFFGAQRHGLLFLRVHERLLKSVKYDHGKHFSSVLKGFGLPSERVVIELPAAAVAHKTFLGYLTKSYQHYGFKVADKLPDPGRILAVESDMARPDYIKMDAAIALREGMVKALVGYAHRVRIPLIFDHVVDETQFELLRQYDVRLVQGPVFSQPAAV
- a CDS encoding MBL fold metallo-hydrolase, which produces MAGDKKFASQADLTEKKVTFERLSEHAYAYTAEGDPNTGIIVGDDAVLVADTQATPVMAGDVIRRIREVTDKPIKYVLLTHYHAVRVLGASAYGADHVIASQDTYDLIVERGAADMKSEIERFPRLFRSVESVPGLTWPTLTFKGEMTLRLGKLEVKIMQLGRGHTKGDTVVWLPQEKVLLSGDLVEYGATPYAGDAYFQDWPHTLDAIAALKPEKLVPGRGAALKTPQEVADGLAGTRAFVSELYAKVKSGAAAGKDLNAIYKETYAELKPKFGEWVIFDHCMPFDVTRAFDEATQYPDPRIWTAERDKDMWRTLEG